A window from Acinonyx jubatus isolate Ajub_Pintada_27869175 chromosome E1, VMU_Ajub_asm_v1.0, whole genome shotgun sequence encodes these proteins:
- the TOB1 gene encoding protein Tob1 has product MQLEIQVALNFIISYLYNKLPRRRVNIFGEELERLLKKKYEGHWYPEKPYKGSGFRCIHIGEKVDPVIEQASKESGLDIDDVRGNLPQDLSVWIDPFEVSYQIGEKGPVKVLYVDDNNENGCELDKEIKNSFNPEAQVFMPISDPASSVSSSPSPPFGHSAAVSPTFMPRSTQPLTFTTATFAATKFGSTKMKNSGRSNKVARTSPINLGLNVNDLLKQKAVSSSMHSLYGLGLGSQQQPQQQQQPSQPPPPPPPPQQQQQQKASALSPNAKEFIFPNMQGQGSSTHGMFPGDSPLNLSPLQYSNAFDVFAAYGGLNEKSFVDGLNFSLNNMQYSNQQFQPVMAN; this is encoded by the coding sequence ATGCAGCTTGAAATCCAAGTAGCACTAAATTTTATTATCTCATATTTGTACAATAAGCTTCCCAGGAGACGTGTCAACATTTTTGGCGAAGAGCTTGAAAGACTTCTTAAGAAGAAATACGAAGGGCACTGGTATCCTGAAAAGCCATACAAAGGATCAGGGTTTAGATGTATACACATAGGGGAGAAAGTGGACCCAGTGATTGAACAAGCATCCAAAGAGAGTGGCTTGGACATTGATGATGTTCGTGGCAATCTGCCACAGGATCTTAGTGTTTGGATCGACCCGTTTGAGGTTTCCTACCAAATTGGTGAAAAGGGACCAGTGAAGGTGCTTTATGTGGATGATAATAACGAAAATGGATGTGAGTTGGATAAGGAGATCAAAAACAGCTTTAACCCAGAGGCCCAGGTTTTTATGCCCATCAGTGACCCAGCCTCATCAGTGTCCAGCTCTCCGTCGCCTCCCTTTGGTCACTCTGCTGCTGTAAGCCCTACCTTCATGCCCCGGTCCACTCAGCCTTTAACCTTCACCACTGCCACTTTTGCTGCCACCAAGTTCGGCTCTACCAAAATGAAGAATAGCGGCCGCAGCAACAAGGTTGCACGTACTTCTCCTATCAACCTCGGCTTGAATGTGAACGACCTCTTGAAGCAGAAAGCCGTCTCTTCCTCAATGCACTCTCTGTACGGGCTCGGCCTGGGTAGCCAACAGCAGCCGCAGCAACAACAGCAGCCATCCCAGCCACCGCCGCCCCCACCGCCGccgcagcagcagcaacagcagaaagcctctgctctctctcctaatgccaaggaatttatttttcctaacatGCAGGGTCAAGGTAGTAGTACCCATGGAATGTTCCCAGGTGACAGCCCCCTTAACCTCAGTCCTCTCCAGTACAGTAATGCCTTTGATGTGTTTGCGGCCTATGGAGGCCTCAACGAGAAGTCTTTTGTCGACGGCTTGAATTTTAGCCTAAATAACATGCAGTATTCTAACCAGCAATTCCAGCCTGTCATGgctaactag